In Spinacia oleracea cultivar Varoflay chromosome 5, BTI_SOV_V1, whole genome shotgun sequence, a single window of DNA contains:
- the LOC110775843 gene encoding aldehyde oxidase GLOX-like translates to MLTLFLVLSLAITSPSLSNLQSVGEWQVLHENIGISAMHMQLLRNNKVIMFDRTDFGSSNLSLPYGRCRHDPSDIILQMDCTAHSVLYDIATNSFRPLMVNTDTWCSSGSVLSDGTLLQTGGYNDGDRVVRTFTPCGDDNCDWIEYPSYLADRRWYATNQILPDGRVIVIGGRRVFNYEFFPRTTSNVFPPSSSTFWLNFLLETRDDEENNLYPFVHLLPNGNLFIFANTRAISLDYVKNKVVKQFPPIAGGVPRNYPSSGSSVLLPIDENKSSEAEVMICGGAQHGSFTQAITNRSFVRAINNCARLLVTDENPVWKMEDMPMARIMGDMLLLPTGDVLIINGAELGTAGWDNAAKPVTTPVIYQPKNEIEMRFHVMSPSPRPRMYHSAAILLTDGRVLVGGSNPHVFYNFTNVEFPTDLSLEAYSPPYLSFEYATMRPNIVYADQVVGYGQPFTITFNVLQYQAEDVLFVNIIAPSFTTHSIAMNQRMVVLRMVRISQVSLGMFNVGVMGPSSTNVAPPGYYLLFVVHAGIPSSGIWVKIQ, encoded by the coding sequence ATGCTCACCTTGTTCCTTGTGCTATCTTTGGCTATTACCTCTCCCTCTCTATCAAACCTTCAAAGTGTAGGTGAGTGGCAAGTCTTGCACGAAAACATCGGCATCTCAGCCATGCACATGCAACTACTCCGTAACAACAAAGTCATAATGTTTGATAGAACTGACTTTGGCTCATCTAACCTCTCCCTCCCTTACGGTCGTTGTCGCCATGATCCCTCCGACATTATCCTCCAAATGGATTGCACGGCTCACTCGGTGTTATATGACATCGCTACCAACTCCTTTCGCCCCTTGATGGTCAACACTGACACTTGGTGTTCTTCAGGCTCTGTCCTTTCTGATGGAACCCTACTTCAGACCGGTGGTTATAACGACGGAGATCGTGTGGTACGTACATTTACACCTTGTGGAGATGATAATTGTGATTGGATTGAGTATCCTAGTTATCTAGCAGACCGTAGATGGTATGCAACGAATCAAATTTTGCCAGATGGTCGTGTTATAGTAATCGGTGGTAGAAGAGTCTTTAACTATGAGTTCTTCCCTAGAACAACATCTAATGTCTTTCCTCCTTCTTCATCAACTTTTTGGCTGAATTTCCTGTTGGAGACTCGTGATGACGAGGAAAACAACTTGTACCCTTTTGTGCATCTATTACCAAATGGTAACCTATTCATCTTTGCTAACACTCGTGCTATATCATTAGATTATGTTAAAAACAAAGTAGTTAAGCAGTTCCCACCAATCGCCGGTGGAGTTCCTCGCAACTACCCTAGCTCTGGCTCCTCAGTACTCTTACCTATAGACGAGAATAAATCTAGTGAGGCGGAAGTCATGATATGTGGTGGCGCACAACACGGGTCATTCACACAAGCAATAACCAACAGGTCATTTGTACGCGCAATTAACAACTGCGCGCGCTTACTAGTCACCGATGAAAACCCTGTTTGGAAGATGGAAGACATGCCAATGGCTCGTATCATGGGGGACATGTTACTGCTTCCAACCGGAGATGTTCTCATTATAAACGGCGCAGAGCTAGGCACTGCAGGATGGGACAACGCAGCAAAGCCGGTCACAACTCCAGTGATATATCAACCAAAGAATGAGATTGAAATGAGATTCCATGTTATGAGTCCGTCACCAAGGCCTAGGATGTACCATTCAGCAGCCATTTTGTTAACGGATGGACGGGTTTTAGTAGGGGGAAGCAACCCACATGTTTTCTACAACTTCACCAATGTGGAATTTCCAACAGATTTAAGTTTAGAAGCTTACTCACCACCTTACCTGTCATTCGAATATGCAACCATGAGACCTAACATTGTGTACGCAGATCAAGTAGTTGGTTATGGACAACCGTTTACAATCACCTTCAATGTGTTACAATACCAAGCAGAAGATGTTTTGTTTGTTAATATTATTGCACCATCGTTTACAACACACTCAATAGCTATGAATCAAAGGATGGTGGTTTTGAGGATGGTAAGGATTTCTCAAGTTTCATTAGGGATGTTTAATGTTGGAGTTATGGGACCTTCAAGCACAAATGTAGCACCTCCTGGGTATTATTTGTTGTTTGTAGTTCATGCTGGTATACCAAGTTCTGGTATATGGGTAAAGattcaataa